The following are encoded together in the Gemmatimonadaceae bacterium genome:
- a CDS encoding ArgE/DapE family deacylase, translating into MRITSGDAVALTRELVRVDSRNPTLVAGAPGEAGVARVLAEILSAWGFRVEVREAAPGRPNVVARIGNATAGGRSLMLNGHIDVVGVEGMTHAPWDATVSDGRLYGRGSSDMKAGVAAMCAAAARAASASGGSLDGEIIVTAVADEEYSSLGTRALIADGVRADAAIVTEPTVLAIMPAHKGFVWVDVVVHGRAAHGSKWDVGVDAIRHAGLLLAALDALDADLLPSRAHALLGRPSLHASTIDGGTGLSTYPDRCHFTIERRTIPGESTAAVMEEIEQAFARVRARRPDLDASVSLIFEQPPSDVPVDAPIVRALDGALRACGEEVNVTGMSAWTDAAILNEAGIPAICFGPGDIALAHAAEEYVRVDEIERATLVLAALTMEWTRKGA; encoded by the coding sequence ATGAGGATAACGAGCGGCGACGCGGTAGCTCTCACGCGCGAGTTGGTGCGTGTGGATTCGCGAAATCCCACGCTCGTCGCCGGCGCGCCAGGTGAGGCAGGAGTGGCCCGCGTGCTCGCCGAGATTCTCTCGGCGTGGGGCTTCAGAGTGGAAGTACGAGAGGCAGCGCCTGGCCGGCCTAACGTGGTCGCTCGCATTGGGAATGCGACTGCCGGAGGTCGCTCGCTGATGCTCAACGGCCATATCGACGTCGTCGGCGTCGAGGGAATGACGCACGCGCCGTGGGACGCAACCGTGAGCGATGGTCGGCTTTACGGCCGTGGCTCGTCTGATATGAAGGCTGGTGTCGCCGCGATGTGCGCGGCAGCGGCGCGCGCCGCGAGCGCGAGTGGAGGTTCGCTCGATGGTGAGATTATCGTTACCGCTGTGGCGGACGAAGAGTACTCGAGCCTCGGTACGCGCGCGCTGATCGCCGACGGCGTTCGGGCTGACGCCGCGATCGTCACCGAGCCGACGGTTCTCGCTATCATGCCCGCGCACAAAGGGTTTGTCTGGGTCGACGTGGTCGTGCACGGACGGGCGGCGCATGGGAGCAAGTGGGATGTCGGCGTCGACGCGATTCGGCACGCGGGACTGCTCCTCGCCGCGCTCGATGCACTCGACGCCGACCTGCTTCCGTCTCGTGCGCATGCGCTTCTCGGACGCCCATCGCTGCACGCGTCCACGATCGATGGCGGAACCGGTCTGTCGACGTATCCCGACCGATGTCATTTCACGATCGAGCGCCGAACGATTCCGGGGGAATCGACAGCGGCAGTGATGGAGGAAATTGAACAGGCGTTCGCTCGCGTGCGTGCGCGCAGGCCCGATCTCGACGCGAGTGTGTCTCTCATCTTCGAGCAGCCGCCGAGTGACGTGCCCGTTGACGCGCCAATCGTGCGTGCGCTCGACGGCGCGCTGCGCGCGTGCGGCGAAGAAGTGAATGTCACCGGAATGAGTGCGTGGACCGACGCCGCGATCCTGAACGAGGCCGGCATTCCGGCGATCTGTTTCGGTCCCGGAGATATCGCGCTCGCGCACGCGGCCGAGGAGTACGTCCGCGTCGACGAGATCGAGCGCGCGACGCTCGTGCTCGCGGCGCTAACGATGGAGTGGACGCGCAAAGGAGCGTGA
- a CDS encoding DinB family protein, whose product MRSLLVGIFAFATLSSTARAQTKQQLVEDWERQRTNVLAYIDAMPDSAMAFHPTPGVRDFAQQIVHAVSTDLEVAAIALRGLKEAPFTLDTTQLHQKAALRDYTDRVYGFLLDALKGSTPSQLLKQSSVYNLPPQSAARWLTLSYEHAVWTLGQTVPYLRLNGVTPPAYKQPL is encoded by the coding sequence ATGCGTTCCCTTCTCGTTGGCATCTTCGCATTCGCGACGCTCTCGTCGACTGCACGAGCGCAAACCAAACAGCAGCTCGTCGAGGACTGGGAACGCCAACGCACCAACGTGCTGGCGTACATCGATGCGATGCCGGATTCGGCGATGGCCTTTCATCCGACGCCTGGAGTGCGCGACTTCGCGCAGCAGATCGTGCACGCGGTGAGCACCGACCTCGAGGTCGCCGCGATCGCGCTCCGCGGTCTCAAGGAAGCGCCGTTTACGCTCGACACGACGCAGCTACATCAGAAGGCCGCGCTCCGCGACTACACCGATCGGGTGTATGGCTTCCTGCTCGACGCGCTCAAGGGCTCCACGCCCTCGCAACTGCTCAAACAATCGTCGGTGTACAATCTGCCGCCACAATCGGCCGCGCGCTGGCTCACGCTCAGCTACGAGCACGCGGTATGGACGTTAGGCCAAACGGTGCCGTACCTACGCTTGAATGGCGTGACTCCGCCTGCGTACAAGCAGCCGTTGTGA
- a CDS encoding NAD-dependent epimerase/dehydratase family protein — translation MTTTRRDFLKASTVVGGALLSRGLPALAQAATGLGAPRATSSLNLLVLGGTGFIGPHLVRHAVSRGHRVTIFTRGRRQADLPNEIVRLTGDRNGHLEALVGKRFDAVVDDSATNPEWVRQSAQLLEASAGRYLFTSSTGVYYPYLKRGLDESWAPHLDVADPKDESETYGVAKARCEKEVRDAFGDRALLVRPTYIVGPGDTTDRFPYWPVRLARGGEVLAPGRHDDPVQIIDVRDLAEWMIGLLEEQRSGVYNAAGPEETLTMPSFLEQAKAALGANVKFTWVDDYAFLAEHKIDEAIPWARLAGNDDGMMSISNRKAIAAGLTFRPLAVTVRDTLAWWPTVPTTRREHPHFTITPEQEADALAAWHARAQ, via the coding sequence ATGACGACAACGAGACGAGACTTCCTGAAGGCGAGTACGGTTGTTGGTGGCGCGCTGCTCAGCCGAGGCCTCCCTGCGCTGGCGCAAGCGGCGACGGGCCTCGGTGCGCCACGCGCGACATCGTCGCTCAATCTGCTCGTCCTCGGCGGCACCGGCTTCATCGGTCCTCATCTCGTCCGGCACGCGGTGTCGCGCGGGCATCGCGTGACGATTTTCACACGCGGGCGGCGCCAAGCGGATCTGCCTAACGAGATCGTTCGTCTCACCGGGGACCGGAATGGACACCTCGAGGCGCTCGTCGGAAAACGCTTCGACGCCGTCGTCGACGACTCGGCCACCAATCCGGAGTGGGTCCGGCAATCCGCACAGCTGCTCGAGGCCTCGGCCGGCCGTTATCTCTTCACGTCGTCGACGGGTGTCTACTACCCGTACTTGAAGCGCGGCCTCGACGAATCGTGGGCGCCACACCTCGATGTCGCCGATCCGAAGGACGAGTCGGAGACATATGGCGTGGCGAAAGCGCGCTGCGAGAAAGAGGTGCGCGACGCATTCGGCGATCGAGCACTCCTTGTTCGCCCGACGTACATCGTTGGCCCCGGTGACACCACCGATCGCTTTCCGTACTGGCCCGTGCGCCTGGCGCGCGGCGGCGAAGTGCTCGCGCCGGGCCGCCACGACGATCCAGTGCAGATCATCGATGTGCGCGATCTCGCGGAGTGGATGATCGGGCTGCTCGAGGAGCAGCGCTCGGGCGTCTACAACGCCGCCGGGCCCGAAGAGACCCTAACGATGCCGAGCTTTCTCGAGCAGGCCAAGGCGGCCCTCGGCGCCAACGTGAAGTTCACATGGGTGGACGACTACGCGTTTCTGGCGGAGCACAAGATCGACGAGGCGATTCCGTGGGCGCGGCTCGCGGGGAATGACGACGGCATGATGTCGATCAGCAACCGGAAGGCGATCGCGGCTGGCCTCACCTTCCGGCCTCTGGCGGTAACGGTGCGCGACACGCTCGCCTGGTGGCCGACCGTACCGACAACACGGCGTGAGCATCCGCACTTTACGATCACGCCGGAGCAGGAAGCGGACGCGTTGGCTGCGTGGCACGCGCGTGCGCAGTGA
- a CDS encoding RNA polymerase sigma factor — MKPRTASGSAPAALSETRESRYSVVVKTTEQPAQLADQDTDQLIIQRVLAGQRDAFQTLITRYSDPLYRHALCMTGSPDVAEDILQLSFIKAYQHLAEVRGRFDAWVFRIVANGCKDWLKNIRRSHLSYDEDDQPSSYATPDEELDRSELRTDLDKALATLPSSLREAFIMKHVEGRSYEEMADLLGTTVGALKMRVHRAREALQALLEEKYA; from the coding sequence GTGAAACCAAGGACCGCCAGCGGGAGCGCGCCCGCGGCCTTGTCCGAAACGCGGGAATCGCGTTACTCTGTTGTCGTGAAGACGACGGAGCAGCCCGCACAACTCGCAGATCAGGACACTGATCAGCTGATCATCCAACGCGTACTCGCGGGTCAGCGCGACGCGTTCCAGACGCTGATCACCAGATACAGCGATCCGCTGTATCGACACGCGCTCTGCATGACGGGAAGCCCCGATGTCGCAGAAGACATCCTGCAGCTCAGCTTCATCAAGGCGTATCAGCACCTCGCCGAGGTGCGCGGGCGGTTCGATGCTTGGGTTTTTCGCATCGTCGCCAACGGCTGCAAGGACTGGCTCAAGAATATTCGCCGGTCCCACCTCAGCTACGACGAAGACGATCAACCCTCGTCCTACGCGACGCCCGACGAGGAGTTGGATCGCAGTGAATTACGCACGGATCTGGACAAGGCCCTGGCGACGCTGCCGTCATCGCTCCGCGAAGCGTTCATCATGAAGCACGTCGAAGGACGCTCGTACGAAGAGATGGCCGATCTACTCGGCACCACTGTCGGTGCGCTCAAGATGCGCGTCCACCGCGCTCGTGAGGCGCTGCAAGCCTTACTCGAGGAGAAGTACGCCTAA
- a CDS encoding CoA transferase, translating into MLNGIRVLDLTRVLAGPLCTMMLGDLGADVIKVERPGSGDETRGWGPPFDEQGQSAYYLSVNRNKLSVALDLESARDRDVIIRLVNEADVVVDNFRRGTLERRDLDPIALMRRNRELVWCTITGFGEDSGRPGYDFVTQAECGWMAITGEPNGDPMKVGVALADVIAGKDAVVAILAALVHRDKTGAGRRLFISLVDSARAALVNVAQNVLVSGVDAGRWGNAHPNLVPYQLFRAADRPFVIAVGSDAQWASCVRTLGLTELASDPQLATNAGRLGQRDRIVKEFSSRVVTAPAGVWQEKLAAAGVPTGVVKSIREVIADVEASPTFGMPPSVGTSPRFPPPRLDEHGSVIRHRGWRVFDSTFGQSDGR; encoded by the coding sequence ATGCTCAATGGCATTCGAGTCCTCGACCTCACTCGCGTTCTCGCCGGCCCACTCTGCACAATGATGCTTGGCGATCTCGGCGCGGACGTCATCAAGGTCGAGCGGCCGGGTTCGGGAGACGAAACGCGAGGCTGGGGTCCGCCCTTCGATGAGCAAGGCCAGAGCGCGTATTACCTGTCGGTCAACCGAAACAAGTTGAGCGTTGCCCTCGACCTCGAGTCGGCTCGAGACCGCGATGTAATCATCCGCCTCGTCAATGAGGCGGACGTGGTGGTGGACAATTTCCGGCGCGGCACGTTGGAGCGTCGCGATCTCGACCCAATCGCGCTGATGCGTCGAAATCGTGAGCTCGTATGGTGCACGATCACCGGCTTCGGAGAGGACAGTGGGCGCCCGGGATACGATTTCGTCACACAAGCCGAGTGTGGCTGGATGGCGATCACTGGCGAGCCGAATGGGGATCCCATGAAGGTCGGCGTTGCGCTCGCCGATGTGATTGCTGGGAAGGATGCCGTCGTGGCGATTCTGGCGGCACTCGTGCACCGCGACAAAACGGGTGCCGGTCGACGGCTCTTCATTTCACTCGTCGACAGCGCGCGCGCTGCGCTGGTGAACGTCGCGCAGAATGTGCTGGTCAGCGGTGTCGATGCCGGGCGATGGGGCAACGCGCACCCGAATCTTGTTCCCTATCAGTTGTTCCGCGCGGCTGATCGTCCGTTCGTAATCGCCGTCGGCAGCGACGCACAATGGGCGAGCTGCGTGCGTACTCTTGGCTTGACCGAGCTCGCGTCGGACCCGCAGCTCGCGACGAACGCCGGCCGCTTGGGGCAGCGGGATCGAATTGTTAAAGAATTCTCATCAAGGGTTGTGACCGCACCCGCGGGGGTGTGGCAGGAAAAGCTCGCGGCGGCCGGCGTCCCGACGGGGGTCGTGAAGTCAATCCGCGAGGTCATCGCGGATGTTGAAGCGTCACCTACGTTTGGCATGCCTCCAAGCGTCGGGACGAGCCCGCGATTTCCGCCGCCCCGGCTCGATGAACATGGGAGTGTGATACGTCACCGCGGTTGGCGCGTCTTTGATTCGACGTTCGGGCAATCCGACGGACGGTAA
- a CDS encoding zinc ribbon domain-containing protein, whose product MMDALDRTFRHLLQTIQTRYPAYVTQPFEVAELYQNILPYRHHRRELGLETNQEYELVLLQLLSGARDYLVVNDQMRERLARELASPNPDPGAFREFSTSQIALSPAAVRRFESGAAGSEPALVGAAKASATETTQRMPSQRAASATSVSTGPRATSSAATAPAAMPAQPAPRRAASSTTTNASTTTVSTGPRAAASPGASRPTQTIVPQAGEQCRYCNGALPAGRRITFCPHCGQNLSVVNCMACGTELELGWKFCTTCGRQVSSA is encoded by the coding sequence ATGATGGACGCACTCGATCGAACATTCCGGCATCTTCTCCAGACCATTCAAACGCGCTACCCCGCGTATGTGACGCAGCCGTTCGAGGTCGCGGAGCTCTATCAGAATATCTTGCCATACCGGCATCACCGCCGTGAGCTCGGATTGGAGACCAATCAGGAGTATGAGCTCGTGCTGCTCCAACTCCTCTCTGGAGCACGCGACTACCTGGTGGTGAACGACCAGATGCGCGAGCGGCTGGCACGCGAGCTGGCATCGCCGAACCCCGACCCGGGTGCTTTTCGCGAATTCTCAACTTCGCAGATCGCGCTGTCGCCGGCTGCGGTCCGGCGGTTCGAGAGCGGCGCCGCCGGCAGCGAGCCAGCGCTTGTTGGCGCTGCCAAGGCGTCCGCGACGGAAACGACGCAACGCATGCCATCGCAGCGCGCGGCTTCCGCGACATCGGTATCGACGGGGCCGCGAGCCACGTCGTCCGCAGCCACCGCGCCGGCGGCGATGCCCGCGCAGCCCGCGCCGCGACGCGCAGCCTCGAGCACAACCACTAACGCGAGTACGACTACGGTGAGCACTGGACCGCGCGCCGCGGCGTCGCCGGGAGCGTCGCGCCCTACGCAGACCATCGTTCCACAGGCCGGTGAGCAATGCCGCTACTGCAACGGCGCACTTCCGGCTGGCCGCCGAATCACATTCTGCCCGCACTGCGGGCAGAATCTCAGCGTGGTGAATTGCATGGCGTGCGGCACGGAGCTCGAGCTGGGTTGGAAGTTCTGTACGACGTGCGGCCGCCAGGTGTCGAGCGCTTGA
- a CDS encoding ribonuclease H, which translates to MSDTRHSELALLAIFADESCLGNGREGSNPGGAAGVIEYWNAGTERLTRFDYWVSEPATTNNRMALRSVIEAFRTISRKGTRFRVVFTSDSQYLVKGMTEWVHGWSARGWKRKGGTIENLELWQAAVAEAGRHVVQWRWVRGHIGHPQNEYANFLAVRAAREQTMSSGVVASGFDEWLAAERAKGRMAAEPDPFPLERPFRPARALPVVTKGSLTS; encoded by the coding sequence GTGAGTGACACGCGTCACAGTGAACTGGCGTTGCTGGCGATTTTCGCCGACGAGTCATGCCTCGGCAACGGACGCGAGGGAAGCAACCCTGGCGGGGCTGCCGGTGTAATCGAGTACTGGAACGCGGGCACGGAGCGCCTCACGCGATTCGATTATTGGGTTTCCGAACCGGCGACCACGAACAATCGCATGGCGCTTCGCAGCGTCATCGAAGCCTTTCGCACGATTTCGCGTAAGGGAACACGGTTTCGTGTCGTGTTCACATCAGACTCGCAGTATCTCGTGAAGGGAATGACGGAATGGGTGCACGGGTGGAGCGCACGAGGATGGAAGCGCAAGGGCGGCACGATCGAGAATCTCGAGTTGTGGCAAGCCGCTGTCGCCGAAGCTGGCCGTCATGTCGTGCAGTGGCGGTGGGTGCGCGGACACATCGGCCATCCGCAGAACGAGTATGCGAATTTTCTCGCGGTGCGGGCGGCGCGCGAACAAACCATGTCGTCGGGCGTCGTCGCGTCCGGTTTCGACGAGTGGCTCGCAGCGGAGCGCGCAAAGGGAAGAATGGCCGCGGAGCCAGACCCTTTTCCCTTGGAACGCCCCTTTCGACCGGCCCGCGCCTTGCCAGTCGTGACGAAAGGCTCACTCACGTCGTGA
- the otsB gene encoding trehalose-phosphatase, translating into MTQPRTSLAQTAPRNALPANEDLEGRASRSPLLVALDIDGTLAPIAPTPSAAAIPAETRRTLERLARAHDVHLAFVTGRAARDGQRLVDVPDSWTIGNHGIELIDPTNALRVNSLAEAFAPTLARAARLLAEPLAGITGVFIENKTWTLSVHVRLAARSDVPTVEQALTAVARQLELRIIHGKEIFELRPPLPINKGTALIELAEALGVSNNRGMLGGSLLYAGDDRTDEDAFRAIRARQWSAITVHVGEGISPGGVQTEAEFVLPDPPALRELLNWLVTIRERAAGPIS; encoded by the coding sequence GTGACACAGCCGCGAACGAGTCTGGCGCAGACGGCGCCGCGCAACGCGCTCCCGGCGAACGAGGATCTCGAGGGGCGCGCCTCCCGGTCGCCGTTGCTCGTTGCGCTCGATATCGATGGCACACTCGCGCCGATTGCACCAACGCCGTCCGCCGCGGCGATTCCTGCGGAGACACGTCGCACGCTCGAACGACTCGCACGCGCGCACGACGTCCATCTCGCGTTCGTCACCGGCCGCGCGGCGCGCGACGGCCAGCGTCTCGTCGACGTGCCGGACAGTTGGACTATCGGCAATCATGGTATCGAGCTGATCGATCCGACGAATGCCTTACGAGTCAACTCGCTTGCCGAGGCGTTCGCGCCAACACTCGCCCGAGCAGCTCGTCTACTCGCTGAACCGCTCGCGGGGATCACGGGCGTTTTCATCGAGAACAAAACCTGGACGCTGAGTGTTCACGTGCGACTCGCTGCCCGAAGCGATGTACCGACGGTCGAGCAGGCGCTCACCGCCGTGGCTCGCCAGCTCGAGCTTCGCATCATTCACGGCAAAGAGATCTTCGAACTGCGGCCGCCGCTGCCGATTAATAAAGGCACGGCCTTGATCGAGCTCGCCGAGGCACTCGGCGTGAGCAATAACCGGGGCATGCTTGGCGGGTCGCTGCTCTACGCCGGCGACGACCGCACGGACGAAGATGCATTTCGCGCGATCCGTGCGCGGCAGTGGAGCGCGATCACCGTGCACGTGGGTGAAGGGATTTCGCCGGGCGGCGTTCAGACAGAGGCGGAATTCGTTCTTCCCGATCCGCCCGCGCTGCGGGAGCTGTTGAATTGGTTAGTTACAATCCGAGAGCGCGCCGCTGGGCCGATCAGCTAA
- a CDS encoding trehalose-6-phosphate synthase yields the protein MLDFVHYLNDCKFILVSNREPYEHMRGPHGIEIKQPPGGLVSALDPTMRHTHGTWVAWGSGTADRDVSDEAGRVQVPPDAPQYTLHRVWLDEADIDGYYHGFSNRALWPLCHMLIQHFEFRTEFWERYRAVNLRFAHAVADEAERCTGRAMAWIQDYHFALASEFLRAMRPSLFIHQFWHIPFPPPDILRLLPTGTHESLLRGMLGNDLAEFQIDRYAENFMDCVEQFIPEARVDPVRQVITYRDRVIHVGAFGISIDVERYEAMARSDDATQRVRTLRDRYARDGRQLGVCVDRIDYTKGIPERLRALDTLWDESPELRGQFTFLFVATPSRSNVPAYNILEREVVETTIAVNKKYGSKDWTPIVLINENVDADLLAAVYRAGDLCIVSSLQDGMNLVAKEFVACQVDERGVLMLSRFTGSAEEIEGACLINPFNVDGFVNAIRMSLDMSPDERRRRMRRMRRQLHNSTIFDWLDSILARATAIMAQQHATV from the coding sequence ATGCTCGACTTCGTCCATTATTTGAACGACTGCAAGTTCATTCTCGTGTCCAATCGCGAGCCGTATGAGCACATGCGTGGCCCGCACGGGATCGAGATCAAGCAGCCGCCCGGCGGGCTCGTGTCGGCATTGGATCCGACGATGCGCCACACGCACGGCACCTGGGTGGCGTGGGGCTCCGGAACCGCCGATCGCGATGTCAGTGACGAAGCCGGTCGCGTGCAGGTTCCGCCCGACGCTCCACAATACACCCTGCATCGAGTGTGGCTCGACGAGGCAGACATCGACGGCTACTACCACGGCTTCTCGAATCGCGCGCTCTGGCCGCTCTGCCACATGCTCATCCAGCACTTCGAGTTTCGCACCGAGTTCTGGGAGCGCTATCGCGCGGTGAATCTGCGCTTCGCGCACGCCGTCGCCGATGAAGCGGAGCGATGCACCGGACGCGCGATGGCCTGGATACAAGATTACCATTTCGCGCTCGCATCGGAATTCTTACGCGCGATGCGGCCATCGCTGTTCATTCATCAATTCTGGCACATTCCCTTTCCGCCGCCCGACATTCTTCGACTGCTTCCTACGGGCACGCATGAATCACTGCTTCGCGGCATGCTCGGCAACGACCTGGCTGAATTCCAGATCGACCGGTATGCCGAGAACTTCATGGATTGCGTCGAGCAGTTCATTCCCGAGGCGCGCGTCGACCCCGTTAGGCAGGTGATCACATATCGCGATCGGGTGATTCACGTCGGCGCGTTTGGCATCAGCATCGACGTCGAGCGCTACGAGGCGATGGCGCGAAGCGACGACGCCACGCAGCGCGTGCGAACGCTCCGCGATCGGTATGCGCGCGACGGACGTCAGCTCGGCGTGTGCGTGGATCGGATCGACTACACCAAAGGCATTCCGGAACGACTGCGAGCACTCGACACACTGTGGGATGAATCGCCCGAGCTCCGCGGCCAGTTCACCTTTCTCTTCGTGGCGACGCCATCGCGCTCGAACGTGCCCGCGTACAACATTCTCGAGCGCGAAGTCGTCGAGACGACGATTGCCGTCAACAAGAAGTACGGGTCGAAAGACTGGACACCGATCGTGCTGATCAATGAGAACGTGGACGCCGATTTACTCGCCGCCGTATATCGCGCCGGAGATCTCTGCATCGTCTCGTCGCTTCAGGACGGAATGAATCTCGTCGCCAAGGAGTTCGTCGCGTGCCAAGTCGACGAGCGTGGCGTGCTGATGCTGAGTCGCTTCACCGGATCGGCGGAGGAAATCGAGGGTGCGTGCCTCATCAATCCATTCAACGTCGATGGTTTTGTGAACGCGATTCGCATGTCGCTCGACATGTCTCCTGACGAGCGACGTCGTCGCATGCGACGCATGCGTCGGCAGCTCCACAATTCGACGATCTTCGACTGGCTGGACTCGATTCTCGCGCGGGCAACGGCGATCATGGCGCAGCAACACGCGACCGTGTGA
- a CDS encoding SGNH/GDSL hydrolase family protein, with the protein MTQRYLALGDSYTIGEAVSASDRWPVQLAAAVRNAGVALGDPVIIAKTGWTTTELIAVLDEASPAPDAGYDLVSLLIGVNDQYRGLGVLAFRDGFLELLSRSVRHARGEPSRVLAVSIPDWAVTPFAVADPRGAATIASEIDQFNALICDEACKAGVRFIDVTPISRRAADNRVLLADDGLHPSSAMYAEWARFILPEALAALQISR; encoded by the coding sequence GTGACGCAACGCTATCTCGCGCTCGGCGACTCGTACACCATCGGCGAGGCGGTGAGCGCGAGCGATCGATGGCCGGTACAACTGGCAGCCGCGGTGCGGAACGCCGGCGTTGCGTTGGGCGATCCGGTCATCATCGCGAAAACCGGTTGGACGACGACGGAACTGATTGCGGTGCTCGACGAGGCGTCGCCGGCGCCCGATGCCGGCTACGATCTCGTCTCATTACTCATCGGAGTCAACGACCAGTACCGCGGGCTCGGCGTGCTCGCATTCCGCGACGGGTTCCTCGAGTTGTTGTCACGGTCGGTGCGCCACGCGCGGGGCGAGCCTTCGCGAGTGCTCGCGGTTTCGATTCCGGATTGGGCAGTGACGCCATTTGCGGTCGCCGATCCGCGTGGCGCAGCGACGATAGCGAGCGAGATCGACCAATTCAACGCATTGATCTGCGACGAGGCCTGTAAGGCGGGCGTGCGATTCATCGACGTGACTCCTATTTCACGTCGCGCTGCCGACAATCGCGTGCTGCTCGCCGACGACGGACTGCATCCATCGTCGGCAATGTACGCCGAATGGGCCCGTTTCATTCTTCCCGAGGCGCTCGCCGCGCTCCAGATCTCCCGATAG